The Chelonia mydas isolate rCheMyd1 chromosome 25, rCheMyd1.pri.v2, whole genome shotgun sequence genome includes the window TGCTGTTTTCCCAGTGTTTGTTCTCAGTCACATGGGTTCCCACCACCTGCTCCTGCACAACAAAGGAGCAAAGAACACAGGCCCTTGTTCTGCGCAGCAGAAGTTTTGCACTGCACAGCCAGCGAAGAAGGGTGGGTTATTGGCATGAAGTACCACAGGCTAAACTGCTCCCCCGTGTGCATGCCGGTGAGCAGATACTCATGCAGACGCAGGGTGAGTAACTGCTCAGCAGGGTGGGAAACTCTTCCCTAGGGTTCTCATGGTACTACCCACTGTGTCATAGCACACCCCTGGCCAGCAGGGGATTACAGCCCCTCACAACTGGGAGCCCCAGCAGAGGAGCCCCTCCTAGCCTTGCTAGTGTTTCCCTGCACTCACACTCAGAGATGGGAatggaggctgagggaattgTGTGATTAGCCCCATTAGTGCAGCATCCCCCCCACTTTCACTCACgctcagccccccactccccaggttACTGCAGAGAGTGGCTGCCACCAGGGGCTGAGAGCTACAGGCCTGCAGCCCACATGCTCTGCACCCaactttttgttgctttttagGCTGGCAGTGAGGAAGGTGGCTCAAGTATTTTATGGGGGTGTCATTTCCCAGCCAGGCTGTGAGAAGGCTGTGCAGCAGATGCAGGGTGGGACCAGTGGACAGGACCCTGACCTGGGActgaggagacctgggctctTTTCTAACAAGGTACCTGTCTGGTCTCCTTCTGGTCATGCCCAACAAGTCACAATCAATTAATTTTAGCCACACGGGTAGGAAGTATCATCCCCCTGTTCACAGGGCAGATTCAGTGATTTACCCCAGGTCACATAATGAGGCTgcaacagagctgggaactgaacccggGTCTCCCAAGACCCTACTTGCTCGGCCGCCCCTTTTCCCTAGCCAGTccatagctctgccactgacttgctgcatgcctctgggcaagccacttcatctctgtgcctgTCCCCTTCTTCACTCACTGTCTGTCTTGTCAGTTCAgacagggcagggacagtctcatTCCCAGTGAGTGAGCAGCGCTCAGCACAAGGGGGCTCTGATCCCAGCTGGGATTTGGTACCTGCCTCCATCAAGGGGAAACGGAGCTAGGTTGTGACTCCTCCTCTGCGAATGGGAGTTCAGGAGGAGCACAGAGGGCAGCTGGACACTGACCTGGAGGCAGGTTTGTCGCCAGCTAGCCCAGTTCATCCCTGCTATGACTGTGCCCAATTCCTGAGAGGAGTTTGGCACAGAGACCTCAGCCAGGTGCTGCCGAACCCATGGAGGGCAAAGCACAGGGAGCATCTCCACAGAAGCCAGGTACCGGTGTTTATTTGCTGGCAGCCCCTGAGGGGTGCCATTGAGAGCCACCACAGGAAGGGGGCACGTTATGTTGCAAAGACCATCCGCCGCTGGGGGTTGTACTTCTTCAGGGTGCCCAGGGGGATGCTGCTCACTTGGAAGTTCCCCCCGGAGATAGTCACAGGGCCGCTGTACTTGGGGGTGAACTCATCCTGATGCTCAGTCCCGAAGAAGCGCTGCCCCTGCCACGGCGGGACCAGGTGAGAGTATTTAATCTGGGGAGACAGGAAAGgccattggtggtggtggtggtggggattcAGTCGTTAACCTCACTGCCCCTAGAAGTCAACCCACCTCTCAGCTCTCTGGCTGCTGAGCACTAGCCTGTAGGGAGCAGGATTCGAGTTTATGCAAGCCAGCAGCTCTGAGCTGCCTGCCCCCTCGCTTGCTCTGACCCTGAGTACCCTCTGGGAGAAAAGCAGAGGCTTCCCTGCtgagaagggaagaggcagatcCCCATGGCAGCTGGGGTGGTTCTGGCCTCACCCAATAATGCCCACACCCTTTCACTGCCAGTCTGTTCACTGGACAGCCTTCGGTATCTAAACAGGCCCACTGGGGGGCAACACATTGTATACTGGGCTACTAACTGGGCCAAGTTCAGAGGTGGGCAGCCCCCgacccttccctgctccctccaaAGAGGCCTACTTGCGAGGTCCACTTGCAgtgtcctttcccctcccagctgctgggtggCATGAAGACTTGCTCAGCTATCCGTCTCACTAGGCCTTTGTCCTGAACCTGGCCACATACACCAGTTATTGCTGTACCTGCTGCAGTGACTCTTCCGAGGGCCGGAGCGTCTGCTGTCTGTGTGGGACGAGCATAGCTTGTGTGGTCGTGACAGCTCCTTTACCTGCTCACAAATGGAATAAAGAGCAAAGTCAAGGCATGAAATGAGCAGGCAACAGACAGTGTGGCTCAATCACAGACCTGTCTGGGGTCTGCACTGACTGAGAGAAGAGACACAGGCCTCACAATTGGCAGCCCGATGCACAGCTGCAGGCAGAAAAACTGCCACagtgcataaggaatgggatgaaGAATGATATGGAAAACACTGTAATGCCATTCTGTACATAAATGGTGCACCTCATCTGGAATGCTGCGTGCAGgactggtcatcccatctcagaGGGCACAAGAGGATTAGAGGGAGTTCCGAGACGGGGAGGAGAATGATGAGAGTTCTGGAAAAACTTCTCtataaaaggaaaatgttgaaGACTGACTGTTTATTTCAGAGGAGGTGCATGAGAGGACATGACAGCAATATACAGAATCATGAATGGCACGGAGAAGGCAGATTGGTCACTTTTCACCCTGTCCCATACAGGTGGACACAAAGGGCAACAAGTTTAAGAATGATCAAAGGAGGATTTTTCCTCACCCAATGcataactaacctgtggaactcacagcGTAAGACCGGATGGATGTTTCTTTGTGTGTTTGCTTTTGggaactttatttatttaataaaaacccAGACCCCGAGAAGGGCACTGATTGAGCAGGAATGTGTGGACTGCTGCTGAAGGTGCCCGgaagagggggaaacaaaggcagggCACTGCAGCAGCACGCTGGGCCACGAGGGGGTGCTCGGGTGGGGGTCACACTGCTACAGCGAGCAGGATACATTCAGTCAGTGATAATGCAAACAACAAGGAATGGAGAGATACCCTGCTCCCCCACCACCGAGGAGTAAGTGGATTCCAGAGCAAAGGACCAAGAGATGAGAGGGGATTTTTTTAGCCTCTTCCACACGAAGCCCCATATAAatccctgcctggggctgcacaAACAAAGCTTATAATTCAAACGCTCCACTACCTCTTCCAACCCAGCGAGAGAAGGCCTTTGCTTCTGGAAGTCAGCTGAGGAAATTCCagcaagaggaagagaagagcGAGTGTCTGGCTCCAGTGTCCAACGGCATATGCTACAAGCCACCCACAAGATGGCAGTGCAACCCTGAGGCTCACACAGGTGGCATGTTTCTGGTCGCTGAGCACTTTGACACTGCCCCTCTGGGGGGGTGACCAGCCTTCCAGATTAACATCTACCTGCCAGCCCCTGGGAGTGCTGACCAGCACTGCCAGGTGCTGTGTTGAGCACAAGTTCCCTGCCTGGCTTTTGGGGGTCACTGTCCCATTCTTGTAGACAAACACAACCCCCATCCCAGTGCAGCAAATGCCTGCAGCCTCCCATCCCAACACACCCATCACTTCAATACCCAGCTCACCCCGCTGCAGGCAGAGTGACTAGCAGGGGCAGAGCACCAGGATCCCATGCAAAGGAGCAGCCGAGAGCGCCCGGCACAGCAGCCTGAAGCTGCTCCTGGGACGTGTCCCAGGGTTGGGAGCCGCGGCTGTGGAGCTGCGCTAGGATCGGAGGGACTTCGCCTTACTGGGATAATTAAAGGGCATGTGGCTCTCATGGTGGCTCTTGCTGCTGGACGTCTCCCTCTGGCTCTCGGGTGGCGGCTGATAGTCCGAGTGTTGCGTCGTGCTGAAGAAACAGGCGTTTAAATGTTTGTCACCCAGGGGCACTTTGCTTTGTTGTCTCCACGGTGGCACATCTGGCTGAGGTGGATGTTCCCCCAGGTCAAGCTGGAGTAAACAAGAGCAGAAGTTAACGGGCAGGTGCTGTAGCCAAATGCTCCACTCAGCTTCCAGCCGTAAGTGTGAGCAGCCCACTCAGACAACACAAAGAGGGCCCAGGTCCCCATTGGTAGCTGCAGGATGCTGTGTATTTCTCTGGCATCCTGCATTGCTTCTGCCTAGGAATGATGCCCCCAATGATCCCAAGATTCTTGCCAGATGGCCTTTAGAGGCTGCAAGCCTCTCTGAGGCTGCGAGCCTGTGTCTGGAGGCTCTCTGCAAGCCCTGGCGAAGGGTGCACTGTGGCAGTCGGAACAGGAGACAGGCCTCCCAGGGTATGTGGTCAAAGACTGGGACAGGAGACTGGCTGTGCGTGAATGTTACGAATGAGCAAGGACACAGTGTCCTTTAGAGACCCCCgcctgcagcaggaggcagcTCTGATCCTGAGACACACTCAGTAATCTTTAGAACACAGCGCTGCTCTGTGATAGCAGCTTCTGAAAGGTGAAAGCAGGGCACAGACCTGGGTGTGGAAGAATCGGTTAGTGGTGGTGGTCGCACGCTCCCGACCCCTCTCAAGGTTTTCGTCGCCTTTGGGGATGGATGAAGTCTGTTTGCTTAGACACGTAACTTTCATGGGCGCTGGTAAAGGCAAGAAGCGAATCCTGTCAGTGTTCCCAATTCTGAACAGGTTGTAGCTACCGCAGCATTCCCAGGTGGGATGGCCAGCTGGAAGGGCCCTTCCAGCTGCTtctacagcacctggagaaaggctggtcttgtggttaaggcactgggggggaggggagaggggcaagaGATTTGGGTTCATTTCCCAGTTCCGCTACAGGCTCCCTGTGTTGGGCAAGTCATGAAGGGTCCTGAGCTTAGGTGGGGGCTCTTCACCATTCCCAGTCAGagatgctgggtgctgagcatttttgaagatctggccactgattttggtgcCTAAGCAGGAGCTGAGCTCCTGACAATCTACGCCTTAGTTTCTCTGAGTCTCAGTCCCCTGTtggtaaaatgggaacaataatccttcctttctcccgcCTCTCTgagctcttcaggacagagactgtctCCTGCTACGTGcgtgtgcagcacccagcacagtgggacACGTGGCCGTGGTTAGGGCCTCTtgttgctactgtaatacaaacaccGAGGGGCAGGGTACAGGGTTGAGTAGCTGTGGCTCCCAGTTATGTCTGAGCTGAGGCAGAATGCTGGCAGCTGAGCTTTCTGGACACAGGTTCTGCCGCCTCTGGGACAAAGCAAGGATGGGAATAACACTGGGGTGGGAACAGGACAGATATCCACATGGAGACTATATCTTCACTAACTATGGGCAAATGCAGAACTGGTGTAAGCAGGCGTCACCCCCGCTGAAGCCAACTGATTTACATCTACTTACATCAGACATTTATCTGGCCCAGCATGGTCTCTGAGACTTAGCAATGGGGGagaaatttatctgagcacaatGGAATTCTGGATAAAACTGGCCCCAGATTTGATCCCCCAAGCAGTGGCTTAGGTTTTGCAAAAACAAAGTCACCCAAGTTTTGCACTAGCCCAGTCTGAACAATAACAGTGAGATCTCACAGCATGCTCGTAACGGGGAGACCAAACTTCCCCAGCCTACGCACTAGAGGAAGAGTCAAGCCAAGGAAATTAACAGGTGTGGTGCTCAAAGCACACATCTGTCTGCCCCTTGAAATCGGGTGGGAATATCTTCAGAAAGTAGAAAACAGTGCGAGCAGGGAACATGGGACAGGAAAGGTCAGTTGTAAATGCTACTCTtacccctgggggaattctgcacacaaataaaattctgcgcacaatattttaaaatgttgtatattttatttgtcaaaataacacaatataatcataccagttgcaattattttggtaatttatttcaaaatacctgtcagcaagtatgtctgtaacaatacagacaacaaaacagattcaggaaatgtttttttgacaaatactaggcatattaatacagaactctgagtaatcaTTTAACTACAATACAAAACCacatttcctgcacccctcagaagcagtgcaaaggcttggtgGAGTCAGGGATAATGGAGGAGCTGCGGgtgagggaagtaattgctgggaaggagcctgggtgtgaacttggaggggttttgggtatgggtgggaaaagtatggaacagggtttttttgggggggagggggcagtggaagggattgttagggagacCCATGAAGACCCGGCTGACCCCTAGCTTCTTCCATTCATTAAAACATTGAAAATATGTGCAACACATGAATTATGCACGCACttagtggcacagaattcccccaggagtatattcTCCTGCCAATAGGAAGGCAAAACAGTACTATGTATGTGATCTCTCGCTGTGTCAGGTCACTGTCCCTCCATACCTAGCTCCCGCTGTGGGAACGACTCCAATGTCACAGTAAAGAATCTGGTGCAACCATCCCCTGGCATGATGTTCGTCTTGTGTATTTGGAAGGCAGCACATTCTTTGTTATAGACTCTGCAAGGCATAAGATGTGAGTTGCTGAGATAAGGTAGTGAGCTGTGAGAGAAGTGCTCAAAGACAACTTGCCTTTAGTGAGCACCACAGAGCCTGGGACAGCAACAGCCCATCAGATGTACTTCTTGGCTACCTGCGGTTCCTCGTGTCCTGGAGAGTGTAGGCATGTTTCTCCTCGCTGGTGCTGACACTGCTCCTGGGGTCTCCAAACACAATGGAAGACTTGCTCTAAAGAGAAACCACCTCTGAGTGATGCTGTCTGCTAACCAGCTAATTACAGGGGAAATAAGGACTTTGCTGACTGTCTCCACAAACACCCAGGCTTCCCCAGCACATACTCCATTCTGTGGTGCAGAAGCCATGAGGATGAAGGGCAGACATCACCCCTGCATTGCCTTCTGGAGCTCCCAGTTCCAAGAGACTAGTCCTTCATTCTGGAAAGCAAACAATGCTGCTGGATAGGCCACTCCATGGATCAAGAGGTGTTTTATTGGAAATCCAAGTGTGAATCTCTAGGTGGGGTGCACAGATTGGGATAGTTCTGACTAGCAGAGTCTAGATGAACCCAGAGATGTCATAATTCTTTGCACTCATAGCACCTTAGCACATAGACTCAAAGGGTCTAAAAccttaattaatcctcacaacacccctgtgaagtggAGAcattggccaaaattttcaaaattgagcATCTAAAGCCATAGATGTCTGGCCTGAGCACCCACATCTCCCACTGAAGGGAATGGGGACCACTGGTGCCAAGGAGCTCAGAGAATAAGGTCTTACTTACTTTGGCAtctgaatatggatttagataCCCATCTATGCACCCACATTTGCCAACAGTCTCACAGaaagtcagagctgggattagaacctggCAATTGTGACACCCAGTCAAGATTCATGATATTCACTGCCACAGATACTGAGGCCAAGGGCTTGGAAGGGGCCAAGCAAGgactggatatttatatggaCAATGAGAACAGCCAGCATTACAAATTGGATAAAACATATACACGAGCTACAgatcctcctgcttcagggcacaagccaaCCACCAGCTGATGATGTTAGAAAGCAGCTTCCCTTATAGATAGGTCATTACAGAGTAAcctgcaccttcttctgaagcaggtGTTCAGAGACAAGACCACAGGactggcaattcctatgctccCCTCCCCATagctaaccactagactccactcccatCAGGCTGCCTGAGTGGGCAGCAGTGTTTTAGAAGACTTAGTCCCATCATAATATGAATTGGAAGCAGCATGGCTGAATTTGTAGGACTATGATGTTACCTTTCCACAGGACTTCACAGGAGGGATCCAGCCACCCTCAAACTGTGCTTGATAAGACGTGCCAAAGTAGGAGCATCTATCACCTTTAATTGTGGGAATTCCTCCTGCCAAACAACAAAGGGAGGGAATGATCTGAGTTACTCCTTTGCAGTTCTCAATTACAGTTCTTAGGAAGTGTCAGAAACTGACATGGGAAGTAAGGTTCCAAGGCAGCTGCTCTCTGCCCAGTCTCACACTGACCCGGAGTACCTACCCACTAAAACTAAAGGAAAAGGCTATTCAGCCTTGGCTACATCATCCCTGACAACCCTTCAGCCTGGGGCGCTGTCTGCCTAGAACAAACGGATTTTGTGCTGCCCATCCCCCAGTCACTGGGTTTAGGAGACCATGATGGCTCTCAGGCTGGGCAAATATCCAGAGCTAAGAAATCAGGATCTGATAGCAAGGGCACAAAGTGGCCTTTTCCACAGATCAAAGATCACTCTCTCCTGGCTGAAAAGCAAACAGACCACCGCTGAAGGAGCAAATTCCTCTGGACCGACTCTGGAactgaggccccagttcagcaaagcccttaagcatagGCTTTGTGAGTGGGAACTGACTTCTTTAACAATATTGCATCTTGGCTCTCCTGTAATTGCCTAGTGTGATGaggtccctggctgggatggCAAGTAAATGCATTCACTAGCCTTTCAACTCTGGAGGTCTGGGTCCAAATTCTGCACTAGGTCACTAATGTGCACAGATGGGGTctactgacacacacacaacacaaaaccGCCACACAGTTTTGCACAACTGGCAGCCTGTGCTAAAGAGAAGTGCGGACTGTAACAGAAACCAGGGATATTGAGACTGCTGCAAGGCAGGATTGTGTACACCAGCCAAGCTATGGAGCGGGGGCCAAGACTAGCATATCAGAGGGTGCTGCAGGTAAAGAGGAAGAtccactggcagagctgcataGTGAAAACTTGTATCATGTGTACCGCCAGCCACTGCTATAAGCCTCTCACTATCATGAGCATCAAATTCACACATGAAAATATAAAAGGGAAACCAgtgatatttaaatatttctagaTTCTAGAAGTCAGCACTTTGATGATGGACTCCACTCACTACAGCAAACACAGACTTAAACTGGCTGTAATGGGAACCTAAACCAAGCCAATGAAAACCCCAGTGCCTGTGAATGCCACCTGCCCTGAGAATTGTGAGGCCTGACAGAGAGAGCCCAAAACAACTCACCCAGATGTACACATGGCGCTTTGGCAATGGGCTCGAGTATCTCATATGCTGGGTATGAAAAATGATAGACAGAAGGCAGGAACTTTAGTTTGTCTTTGTCTCCACAAGGAAAATGATCTTCCTCCTTACTGTAATCAGCTCTGGTGGAGGCTGGTCTCTGCAGAATCACGTCTGGCCAGGGGTAGCTCTCCCTTGCAGTTGAGGTGAAAATTTTGGTCTGGGAATCTGCATGCATTCGGAGGTGAGACTCTGGTGGACAGACTTTGGGCTTTGGTTCCAGGGATCTCACTGGAAATGCCAGGTGGGTTTCTGACCAGGTTTCCTTGGCTTTATCCATATCCTGATTCAAAACATCCTTAGAGTTTGGAAGCAGAATTGGGTCTCGTTTGTAACTGCCCCATAAAGGAGGGAAATCAGTGCGGAAAGGAGATTCAACAACGTTTCCCTGTGGTCTGTGGTCAAACCCTATCTGAAAATGTGAGGCCTTTAGGAAGGGAATCCCTGTGAGCGGGGCTGGGATTAACGACTGGCCAGCGGCTGCCATTTTCCCCTGTAAAGGAAGAGACATAATATCAGACTCAGGGGCATTGCTGCTTTGGTCCCTTCCCAAAGGGCAAACAGCAAGAGGCTCCAAGAGATGAGGAGGAACAGGAGATAAGGATCTTTATTCTCTGACTGTTCCTCACAAGATGTCCAATTAAGGCCCAGAAGCAGCCACCTGTGAATTGCACACATTTGCACTCACTACAATGAAATGAGCTCCCAACATTCCCAGAACTGCAGGTACATCCCCCCCATGGAGCTGTCCTGCTGTccccctagatcagtggttctcaaacttttgtactagagacccctttcacatagcaagcctctgtgtgcaactccccttataaattaagaacactttttaacccccagtctgagaacccctgcccgAGATGCCGCCATGATAAGGGCTGCCCAGAAGCAACTGGGACTTTGTCCTGCCTCAGATACAAATTCATTTCTGCTGTCAATCCATGCACATTGAAGGGTTACTACTGGGAAGAATCTGGGCCACAGAATCTCAGTGATTTATGGGAGTTTAGCATGCAGGAAGTTGGCCTTTTGGCCACTTGCTAATCACCCCGTGCCAGGCTCTAGGATATTTCTAACAGGATTATTGGAATTGGAACCAAAAgggcaatattttaaaacatggcCAAATGGGGTCAGATGCTAGAGGGACGTTAGCCAATATCCCCCACACAGGATTGGATATGCCATGTGTATAGTCAGCGCCTATTACCACAGCTGAGACTCAAACTGGGCCTCGAGTAGTTCAGATAGCAGTTTTATAGCATGAACCAAAAGCTGCCTGCCCTAAAAGCAAATCAATAGGACCCACGCTGAGCTAAGCTGGGCTGggagtcacttcccctctggctAAGTGAGTAAGAACCACACTGTCCTAGTCTCAGCTGGGACTCACTTCCCATGGCCAAGCTGGTCAAAAGGAGTGGTGCTAAACTGGTCTTGGCTGGGAGAGGCACTTCCCATATCTCACAGGAAAGCCTAAATGGGTTCTCTTATATAAATGGCCATGCACATAAATCATGAGTTTGGGTAGAGCCCCATGCCAGCAGGCGTCTGTGGACACTAGCCCAGAGCACACCGCAGTGGGCTGGCTTTGCTCCTCAATGGTCCAAATTAATGCAAAGCATTTAAGTGTGTTTAATAAACAGCTGCATGTGTATCAGAGATGGTCTTTCCTATAAACATTAAGAGATTAAATTATCTTTCTAAGGTGACTGACTTTGAtcaatgtattattattattccttgcACCCCAATCAGCCATCATTGTGCTGGTACACACTTACAATGAAATAACAGGCCCAAGAATTTACAACCTAAATAGCCATAAATTGGCCAGACGCATCAAACACAAGACACCAGACAAGAAAAGGAATTATTTAGATTTAGAAAAGAAGAACTGAAGACAACCTAAACCCAGTGAGTAACAGCCAATGGGGCAAATCCTAAAAAAGGAGCTGGCTCAGCAGGAGTTCACACACTAACTAGCATCTGACAACAGAACTGTGGCCTCACACAATAATGCTAATCAATGTTTCTCTTCCTTTGAGCCCTCAAAGGGTACCCCTCATCCATTCATTGTCCCGGAGACAAGTCGACTGTAACTCACCTCCACCCAAAGCTAAACAATGAACTTTAGAATTTTCAGTGATGTTATCATAAAATCATCATGTCATAATGGAATCTCAGCAACGGAGAggtgaggaagatgatgtctggaGTAACAAATATGGAGAAAGTGAGAACAAGAAACAGATAAATTACTGGGCAGCAAGAGAGCTAAAGAGAAGGAGAACATGCACATGAGAGGGTAAGTTACAGGTGCTAGTGACACAAGATTTCAGAGAAGTAGCAGTGCTACTTCTGCTTAAGCACTGGTAGCCTAAGCCTAGCATAGGCAAGATCACTACCATCCCCACCAAACCCGGTCTCCTGCCCCACAACAGCTCATGGTTGGGTGGCGACATTGTGGGATTGTGACATCAAAGGCAAATCAGCCAGTCAACacccctctaccccagcccaggGAGCACAGCTACCATACCCTCATTCGCAAACCTGAGGCCTGACTCGGCAAAGCTGCTGAGCAGGAGGTACACGCAGAACAGGTACGGAACGGAACGTGCAATTTGTGAATGAGAGTTCGGTCGCCCTGCTCCCTCGGCTGGCAGGGGCTGAAAGAGTAACGTGGGAGAAGGGGATATGAGGTCAGCTCAGAGGAGAAGCACCACACATCCCATGTACACAACCTAGCGGTTTCTCACACACTCTCAAGAAGTTGCTAGTTCGTGTCTCACTCCCCCTGTTTTCACAGACTGGGAAAAGGATATGGAGACTTTCAGGCCCAGGTGACCAGGTCAACAGGGAGGACAAATCCTCAGCCGCCAGCGCCGCTGCCCATGCCAGGGCGCTGCCAGCCAGTCTCGGCAGTAACACCGAGGAAGGATGTGCGCTCCTTCGCGGGATGCAGGCTGGCAGAGCGGGCACTGCGGCCGGCCGGGAAGGACTTcgctctgccctggggctgcagcgaGCACAGCGGCCCCCGCCCACGCCGCCTGCCCCCCGGCTGTGAACAAGACCCCTCCTGACGAAGGGGGGAGCGACGCCCTTAAGACAGGCCGGGGCACCAGCAGCACCGGGACGCTGGTAACAGCTCGGGGCGCCCGCCCCAGCGGCGTCTCGAGCGGAACCACCACAGGGGCCACCCGCCTGCTGAGGGGACACGGGTGTCACACGGGGGCCGGGGACCCACAGCCCGCGGGCCAGGCCCTGCCCGCCCAGGCTCCGCCCGCCCAGGCTCCAGCCATTCCCAGCTgcctcccaggcgctcctggcagGGGAGCTGCGGCCTAGCCAGAGACAGAGCCCGCCCCATCGCACACAGGGACGGGGCACGGTCGCCATAGCGACAGCGATCCCCCAGCAGGCACCGCGCCATCCCGGGGACGCCCGGAGCGCTAGAGTGTCGCACGCTGGGCGCCCAAACGTCATCACGCTGCTAACGTACGGCCAGGTGGCGGCTAGTAACCCGGAAGTGTTGCCATGGCGGCAGCTGCGGACCCGCTCGGCAGGCTGGTCTCGGTGCTGGAGTCGTACCGCGGCCGCGACCGAGTGGTGCGTGACGGGGTCCGGGCCCCGCTCACCGGGGCGGCAGGGTTTACGGGGGACGGTCGGGTTACCGAGGGGAGACGTGGGGCACACCATACACTGGGCCGTACCGGGGCTGCGCTCtctaaccccccttcccccccagatccGGACCCTGTGCTATGGCTGCCAGCTGGCCGGGGGGGTCCTGGCCCGGAAAAGCCCCGCGGAGTCCGAGATGGGCAGGAGGCTCCTGACTGTGTCAGCCCAGCTGAGCCACTGCCGGACGGTGCTGCGCCTCTTCGATGATCTCGCCATGCTCGCCTACAGCCGCCAGTATGGGCTGGGGGCCAAGGTAACCAGCCCCTTTCTGCCCCAGGCATGGGCGAGGGGGtccctgccccccttctcccctgcgaTCAGGGACAGACCGGGCGCTCTGTGCAGCGCGACAtccaaaggcccaatcctgcaaaatgctgCCCTCTCCCCACGCTGCTG containing:
- the TEX45 gene encoding testis-expressed protein 45 isoform X4; protein product: MSLPLQGKMAAAGQSLIPAPLTGIPFLKASHFQIGFDHRPQGNVVESPFRTDFPPLWGSYKRDPILLPNSKDVLNQDMDKAKETWSETHLAFPVRSLEPKPKVCPPESHLRMHADSQTKIFTSTARESYPWPDVILQRPASTRADYSKEEDHFPCGDKDKLKFLPSVYHFSYPAYEILEPIAKAPCVHLGGIPTIKGDRCSYFGTSYQAQFEGGWIPPVKSCGKSKSSIVFGDPRSSVSTSEEKHAYTLQDTRNRRVYNKECAAFQIHKTNIMPGDGCTRFFTVTLESFPQRELAPMKVTCLSKQTSSIPKGDENLERGRERATTTTNRFFHTQLDLGEHPPQPDVPPWRQQSKVPLGDKHLNACFFSTTQHSDYQPPPESQRETSSSKSHHESHMPFNYPTGKGAVTTTQAMLVPHRQQTLRPSEESLQQIKYSHLVPPWQGQRFFGTEHQDEFTPKYSGPVTISGGNFQVSSIPLGTLKKYNPQRRMVFAT
- the TEX45 gene encoding testis-expressed protein 45 isoform X3, producing the protein MAAAGQSLIPAPLTGIPFLKASHFQIGFDHRPQGNVVESPFRTDFPPLWGSYKRDPILLPNSKDVLNQDMDKAKETWSETHLAFPVRSLEPKPKVCPPESHLRMHADSQTKIFTSTARESYPWPDVILQRPASTRADYSKEEDHFPCGDKDKLKFLPSVYHFSYPAYEILEPIAKAPCVHLGGIPTIKGDRCSYFGTSYQAQFEGGWIPPVKSCGKSKSSIVFGDPRSSVSTSEEKHAYTLQDTRNRRVYNKECAAFQIHKTNIMPGDGCTRFFTVTLESFPQRELAPMKVTCLSKQTSSIPKGDENLERGRERATTTTNRFFHTQLDLGEHPPQPDVPPWRQQSKVPLGDKHLNACFFSTTQHSDYQPPPESQRETSSSKSHHESHMPFNYPNGMTSPARSIPDEVHHLCTEWHYSVFHIILHPIPYALWQFFCLQLCIGLPIVKELSRPHKLCSSHTDSRRSGPRKSHCSRLNTLTWSRRGRGSASSGLSIRMSSPPSTAAL